TTTGCCGGGAGACTTCCGAGTTGGGATGGCCGATCACCAGCTTTTCAAGCGTGGGAACCGGCTGCATATCCTCTTCGGCTTCCTTCTTCAATTGAATCTCTGCCAGGCGGCGAAGCGTGATGCTCATCACCGGTTCGTACTTCCGCGGCTCGATCGAAATATCGTAGCCGTACGAAACGGGATCGTCTGGGCTAACTCCACTGGGAATCGGGCCACTCAGCGTGCGACACCCGTCGACATCGAGTCCACCAAGCAGGCGCGAATTGAGGATCTCTTGCCGATCCATTCCATACAGCAAACCGCGGCGAAAGTCGCGATTCTTGAGGTAGGGCCGGTTCAAGTTTGGGACAAGTATGTGCATCGTCGGAGCTCGGTAATAATCCACGACCAAACCATCGGGCGTTTCGACCGAAAGCCGCTTAGCGGTGGCTGGGTCGAGGTGATCGATCATGTGGACTTCCCCGTTCCGCAGCGAAATCAAAGCATCATCCGACGATTGATACGGGACCAGCAAGATCTCGCTGGGAGACTGCTTGGCGGTTGCTTTTGTTTCCTCGGTGGGCACGAATGCCTGCCCCTCTTCCACGGTGATCGGCTTGTAGGGACCGTTCGGTGGTATTGGGAACGTCCCGAAGTCCTTTTCACGGGGAACGAAGTTGAGCAAAGCCTCAGGACGAACGTGCGGAATTCGCATTCGCATGTCTAATTGGCGAATGTCCTGAACTTCGAGGTTTTCAATCAGCGGGGTCAAGTTCGCCAAAATCGGATCTTGCTTCGACGCAGGATCTTGCAACTGGCGGGACAGATCGAAACCGGTGATCGGAGTCAGGCGGTCTCGCATTACGATCGATAGTTCAAAGCGATCGATCGGACGCATGACGGCTCCGAAGGGGGAAATGTACTCGCCACCTTCCGGACCATAGCCGACAATCTCGCACAGATCACGATAGCTAAGTCGTTTGTTACGACGCCCGGTTGCCGTGAGCGTCGAGTGAGGGGGGCGTGCTTCGCCAGGGGCCAAGGTCGCGATGCGAACTTGCGGATAACGCCGGACAAGGTCGGCGAGCTGTTCCGGACCTTCGCTTATGGTGGGATCGATCGCCAAGGCCAGTTCGGTCAGCTTCAGGGCACCGCGAAGGTTGTCTTTCTCTTCTTGCTTGCGGGCATTTTCGAGCTGAGCTTCAGCCAAACCGGCGAGTTCGTCTCGCCAACGCTTTACCGGTGCGGCGAATGCCGAACCGTAGCTATCCTCGAATCGCTTCATCAGCAGTCGAGCGGAAGCCCAGTTCTTTGCATCGATCTCGGATTGAACCAAGCGTTGCGCGACGCTTTGAATCGACTGCAGGGTGTTGCCGCGGCTGGGGAAGCGATCGTGGGCTTCTTCCAACATGCCAAGGGCTTCGTCCAGGGCGCCCGTGTTGTAACGCTCTAATGCGTTCTGGACGAGTAACTGTTCCAGAATTTGTTCGGTGCCTGGGTAGCCAGGGTATTCGGCCTTCATTCGCTGCAGGTAGCCAAACACGGCATCAAACTCTTTTGCTTGCAGCTTGGCCTGGGCATCTTCCATGAGCAACTGCGGGAATGTTTGATAACGCTGGATTGCCTTCCAAGAGATCTGGAATTTGCGACCTGGCAGATCCAACAGTTCGACCTGGAACGCTCCGGTTGGATTCGCTGGGGGTCGCCCGCCGGGGAAGTCGAGTGGCTTAATCCGATATTGTTGGACCTTGCCTCCGGCATTGACGGTGATCAAGTCGTACGGATCACGTTCCACGAGCGGCTTCTTCATTTCCGCCGGGATCTCAGGCGTTTCCTTCTTGGCCGCTTCGTCGGCTGCTTTGACCGAAGCAACTGCCAAAAGTCCGCCCAGGAAGCTGAGCAGGAACCAAGTGAATATCGAACGCGATTTGTCTCGAGTCGCTAACACTATTTCGCGTCCTCCACCGGAATGCGGTGCAAAGTGCCATCGTAACCGTGAGCCCACAGTTGATCGTTGCTCCAGGATAGGCCATCGACCAGTGGTTCGCCCACATCGAACGTTTGCACCACTTCGCCGGAATTAGCATTCAGAAGCCAGACTTCGCCTTGAGCAAAAGAGACGGCCAACTTGTCACCGATCGGCAGCGGGCCGCTCACGACCTGACGTCCTTCCAATGGGCGAGACCACGCCAAAGTGAAGTCATCTTGAATGGCCAACAGCCCTTCGCCTGCGGTCGCACAGTAGACGCGACCCTTGGCCTCTTTTGGTGGGTAGATTACGTCGCTCTTGATCTCGATCGATGGTTGCTCAGCCATTTCAGGCAGCTGGAACAATCGCAACACGTCGTGATCACCCTGACTGCTAACGCCAACCAGCATCAAGCCGGCGACGGCCATCGAACCGCTCATGCTTTCGCCCAGCTTAACCTGCTCCAGCGATGCCAGATGGGGCTCTGGCGTATCGAGGATCCCCAAACGATACAAGCTGTTCAGTCGATCGGACAGAATCACCGAGGGCTCGCCGCCACCAACTGCGACTGGCGGTGCCCATTCGACTTGTTCCCCGAAGGCCAATTCAGGCTGATAAGGCTGCACATCCGCCGCACCGGTGATCGGATCGACCACCAAGATCTGGCCCATTTTCGTGGGTACTAAGACATGCTTGTTCCACAAGAGTGGTGGACAATCGCGAGGTGTTGAAGGAATCTCCCAGGCGATCAAACGGGCCGTCACTTTCCCGTTGGTCGTGTCGACGACCAACGAACGGGTTTCGTCGTTGGGTGGATAGAACACTTGGTTCTTCGGGTCAACGGCAGCGGCTCCCATGAATTGGTAATGCTGCGTTGTCACGTCGAGTTTGGCTTGGGTCTTATCGACGATTTGGGAGGAACCAGGCTCCACGTTTGGCAGATCGAATACGGCACCACGCGAGGTCACCACCAGCGGCGACTTAGCGCCTTCCAACTTAAAGGCCGGACCGGCAGTTGGCGTGCCAATGGTTGTCTCCCAGATGTTGGTCAGCTTGTTGGCCGCGATTCGTTGAGACTGGACCACGAACCCGAGGGCATCCGAATTACGACGAGCATGGATAATCTGATCGCCCACGATCATCGGCGGAGCGACGAACGTATCGCCATCATGATCGACCATCTTCCGCACGACGGAGCCCCGCGAAAGCTGCATCACATAGCGTGTCATCCGGTTGCCACAGACCCATAGTGTTCCGCGATCGACACCCGTGTAACCGATGATTGGATCGGCACTGTCGGACTTCGTAGCCGCGACCAGACGAACTGGATCGTCCTTGGTTGCCATGTTGACTTCATAGATCAACACTTCCCCTCGATCGTTGGTCACGACAACACGCGAATCGGAAATCGAAGGATTGACCACCACGCGTCCAGGTTGACGAATCGTGTCTTGGGTAAGCTTCGCTTGACCACCCCCAGCACCGACGCTGTAAAGATGGACGAAGCTGAATTCGAGGCCAGCATTCTCGAACAGGAATAGGTGACGCAGCGTCCCGGTCGGAGCAACCGTAATTGTCCCGACTTCGTGCCCCACGGGAACAACCTCGACACACTTCAAATCCTTGGTCGAAAGCGCGAACACATTGGAGTGCTCAGCCACAACATAGACGCCCGCAACTTCCGAAAGCATCCCAACCGGGGCCGCGACTTTTTGTGGCAAGGTGACCGCCGCTTCAACTTCGCCCGAATCACCCGATAGCTTCCAGACTTTTCCATCAAGCTCGGCTAGGTAAATCACGCCATCGAGCACCTGCGGTCGGAAGAGTTCGCTACCGAAATCTTGTCGCCAAACCAACTTGCCGGTTCGCTTGTTGATGGCCAGGAACTGGTTGCGGGTCGAATCAATGAGGCCGGCAAGCGATTGACCATCATTTGAGGTCCAAGTGATCGCTTGAGCGTCGTTCGCCACGCCGACGTACCGTCGCCACAGCAAACGTCCAGTGTTGAGTTCCACCGCGTAGGCGGTTCCATCCAAGCGAAACACGGCGACGTCCGAATTTGGATCGGCAGGAAGCGCTGGTTCGTGCTGGACGAAGGTCAATTGGGCGAACGTACTGTCCATGGCAGGATCGTCCGTGGCCGGGGCAGGGAAGTCCGAGATCGGCGTAACCTGGTCGACCAAAGACGTGGCAGCCGTTGAGACCGCCTTGTTAAGCGCCTCGTCCGTTCGCAGCCCTGGGTAGCCATTGAGCAGCGACCGTCGTAGTTGATAAACCTCCTGAAACTTGCCTTCCGCGGTCGCTTTTTCGATGGCGGCCAGCGTTTCATTGCGAGCTTGATCCCGTTCGATATCGCGACGGACACGAATCAAATTCATCTCAATCGAATCGATCCGTGATTGCTGTGCCTCGCGAAGCGAAGTTGGCAGGTAGTTAGGATCGTTGACCAGTTCCATCGAGGCACTCGCCAATTCCGCGAGGTGTTTTTTCTTGTCTAAGTCACTCGAAAGCTGAGCATTCTCAGCGAGCCCGCCTGCGATCTCTGGTAACAGGCTTGCCAGCTCGGGGCGAGCTTCGTCGAACGCCGGCAGCGTATCGATTTCGGGCAGCACTTTCTGCGTGGTCGTCAAAGCCGATTCCCAGTTCGCACCACCTTCCACGGCATGCCATACGCTGGACATCCCGTAACGAACTTCCGCCAGGGGAGCGTTCGGATGATCGGGGAATCGCTCGATGAACTTCTCGTATTCGGTCGCTGCTTGAACATAGGAACCACTGCGGTAGCTTTGCTCGGCCGCTTGGAACATTTCGTCGCCGCTGTCGAACATCAGCCAGAAGTAGAGCAAGCCACCCACCAACACCAGCAGAACCAACCCTCCACCCCCGAAAAGCAGCAGAGGCGAATCCCACTGATTCTTCCGGGTTTCCTTTTTGGTGTGGCCTGACTTCTTCTTTTTCTTCTTCTTGCCTTTGCCGGTCTCTTCTTCTTCGCCGCCGAGTGGGTCGCCTTCTTCCTCTTCGGTACCAAAGCCGCTTCCACCGAGGCCGAGAGGATCGTCTCCGCCCATGGCGTCGCCAGATGTGGGGAAGTCGTCCAGGCCGCCGAGATCGCCGCCGCCGAAATCTTCGGCAGCATCATCGCCGGCCCACTTGCCTGAGGTTTGACGTCCGGAACTCGCACCGATCGAGTCGGCCTTAACGCCTGACTTGACCTCAGAAAGCAGCTTCTTCGCTTGGTACTTGGTCAAACGCTGCTTATCCAGCAGAAACTGCACGAGTTCCTCGATCGTCATGTCCAAGCTGCCGGACGCAAGCTGGCGACGGATGGCGGAGATCTGGTTATCCGCCATGTAGTCGTGGGCTTCGATCAGGTCGAGGAGGTCCGAAATGTTCATCGTGGCTATTGGTCTCTGCTAGTGAACGTATCTGGTAAGCGAAAACAAGTTGTCAGCGGAGCGTCACATGTCTTCTTCCGTCGACTGCAAGCGAATCGAGTCGACCCCGGCATCCATGCCTGCGTCCAAGGCCGTGACGACCTTCTCGTGCAGACATTCTTCATGGGCGATAACTAACAACGTGCGTGGCGGTTTCGAGGGATTGGAATCGCGAGCCGCACGAACCTGGCGATACAGTTCCTGTTCGCTCGGTGCTTCTCGTTCCTGGTCCCATGCGGCACAACCAACGTAATAGGTGTTGTACGAGTCGATCCGCACCAGGATATTGTCCGGATCGTCTTCCGGTTCTTCCTGCTGCGTCACACTGCTAGGCGAATTATCCTTCGGGGCGGGGATCTGCATCGATTTCTGAATCTGAAACGATGCCGTCACCATGAAGAAGATCAGCAGCAGGAATGTCACGTCGACCATCGGAGTCAGGTCGAGCTCGCCATCTTCCCCTTCGCGTTTCTTTGTGAAACCGACCGGGGCTTCTTGGGCCGTGACGCTTTCGTGCGGAGCTGCTGGTGCGGCTGAACGCTTTTCGATGACGTCCAGCTCGGTCAATTCTTCCAGTTTTTCTTCATCCGAATCGTCAAAGCGAACCGGCTTAGGGACTTCCAGTCGCGTGTCACATTCGGAGCAGTATGTCGTCCCGCCGACCATGTCGAAACGGGCCGTCAGCGACTCCCCACATGCAGGACAGCGGAATCGGAAATGATCGTGGCTAGGCTTCATTTCTTCTGATACTCCGTCCCGATGTAGACGTGCTTCACCTCTTCCACGGCACCGGTTCGCAGTGCGGCCAGCATGATTCGATTCACTTCGCCGGAAGCAACTTTGCCGTCAGCTTTGACCAGCAAGTGGACCTTCGGTACGCCTCCGTCCGCCTTGCCAGAAAAGAGGCCTTCGATGTAATCGGCGATTTCTTCTTCCTGGCGATTCAAGTCGTTGTCGTTGGTCAGCATGTCAGCACTGACACCATCGCCAAGATAAACCAATGCACGGCCTTCGCTTCCGCCTGGCGTCATCGTCAATACGGCCGAATCGGAAGTCGAAACGCTCGTGCCATTCTCAGCGGTCGGCATGGTGGCCGCACTTTGCTGATCGAGGTTCGAGGTGACGATGAAGAAGATCAGCAGCAGGAACGTAATATCGATCATCGGTGTGATGTCGAGTTCACCACTGTCCGGCCGTTTGCGGGCCGGCATCACTTCCCCTTCGTCAAGTTCCACCATGTGGTCGGACATGCTCCGGTTCCTTTCGTGCTACTCGGAGCCAGCCATCGAATGAGCTTCGACTTCTTCCAGTTCGTGTACCGTCTCATTCGCGATCGCTTCACGAAGAGCGCCTAGGAAGCGTGTCAGCCCGACAGCGACAAGATCTTCCATTTTGCGAATGCGGATGTTGATGCTGTTCAGGCAGAACGTCAGCGGAATCGCAATCACCAGGCCGAGTGCCGTTGTGATGAGAGCCAAACTAATGTCGTTAGCCATCTGGCTGGCTTCCACCTGGGCCGCCGAAGCCAGCTTGGCAAACGCCCCCATCATACCGGTAACGGTACCAAGCAGACCGACCATCGGGGCGCCTTTGATCACGGTGTTGACCCAACTGATGCGGTGATCGAGATCGGCCAATACGTCGCGTTGAAAGCGTTCGACGATCAACTGCTTGACCTGCGAGTAGCCGATTTCGCGGTTCTCGATGGCCAGGTAAGCCAGTTGGGGCAGGGCACGTGGATCGCTTTCGCAAAGCTCGCTGGCTTCCTCGAAATCGCCGCGGGCCAAAGGCTCTTCGACTGCTTCCAGGAAGGCGTCTTGCTGCAACTCGTTTCGGAATCGTTTCTGTGCGACCCGCATCCAAATCACAACGATGCAGTACGCGCCCCACAAGGCGATCAAGGCCAACGCGCCGTACATTGACGTCGCGAAGATACTAGTGAGTCCGGAAATGTCCATGTTGTAGGTACCGCTGAATTCGCTTTCGGCTATCTCGGTTGACGATAATTTTGACGCATGACGAAAAATTCGTATCCGCTACCCTTGGGGCGAATACCAAAGATTGTTTTCTTAATCTCTTGCAAGGGGCGATCCCCCATGTATTGCTGTTCGACGTAAGCCAACAGGTTTTCGGTATCGGCAGGATAGAACTGCATCGGGATACGTCCGCTGGAGCTAACTCCAGCGCGATCGAGCAGGGCGATATCGGCTTGACGTAAGGAACCTGACTTCCAGGTGAAGTACAAACGGTCTTCCTGTTCGCCAGGACCACTGCGGGTACGAACACCGCCTGAGGCAAAATTCGAGGCGTAGTCGATCGTACGCGAACCACCGCCCGCAACGCCGAGTTCAATTTTGAAGAAGTCCAACTGCTTGGCGTAGGTGATCAAATCGGTCGAGGCGAATTCAATTTGCCAACGCTCCCAACGGGGCACTAAGTCAGGGCCGGTACCTTCTGGACCAAGCGGACGACTGTCGCCTTGGCCTCCTTGGCCTGACGTAGTGGTGATGGCGCCTTCGACTGATTCCAGGGAGGCAGCTTGGGAGGTCACGGCATCCGTCACCGCTTCTAGGTTCGCTTCGACTTGCGGTTCGAGAACTTCTTCCAGTTCTTCCAGACCTGGTGCTTCCAGGTCTTGGGCGACCCCTTCGGCATGATCACCACGGCCAGCTGCCGGTTCGACGATCACCGGGATGTTCACCGGAGTGTCCCAGTTGCGGGTCGTTAGATAGATGACAAACAAAACCGTTACGCCGGTGGCGACCATTACCAGCAAAGCAACGAGCATGCTTGAGACTTGGTCGTAGGCGGAAACCTTAGCCAAGTCGCCATGACGTGCTTTCGGCTTTTTCTTCTTTTCAGAGGCTATCGTGGCCATGAAATCTAATGCTTTCTAAGCGAAATCGATCAGTCGGTTACGCGTCAATTCAGGAAAATCGCATTCGGGCGTAACGATAGATACCAATCTTTCCACTTTTGAATGGCCATCTCGCGTTCTGGTGGCGTGGGATCGAGTGGCATTCCGAAGCCATCGATCTTGCGGCTGACAAAACGCAGTGCGTCTCTTGCTTCCTTGGCCACCCTCAGATCGGGGTCGGACAAGGCATAGATGAGATCCGGCACGCTCTCAAAATCTTTCACACCTTTGATGGCGCGAATGGCCATGATGCGTGAAGCATAGCTTCCTTGGCGTAACTTGCGGCGGACTGCTTTCAGGGCAATCTCTCGATCGGCACCGTTCAGGTCCAAGTCCAACGCAACATCTGCGTCGACCAGGTCGTCAAGCGAACCATCGTCCGAGTTGAGCATCTCCAAAAACTTCTTCGTTTCAGGAATCTCTTTTACGTTGATGACTTGGCCATTGCGAAGTTCCGCCTCAGAAAGGTCGGTTGGCAAACCACGTCCCCCTGCGAGCAATCCGTTGTCGAACGATTTCACATGCTTTTTCAGGGTCGCGGTTGTTCCGCGCACTAGAAACAGAATCGAGAAGGCAGAGCCGATTGTGTGATCTTCATCGAATGCTTTGATGCTGCCATCTTTCTGACGGCACTTTTTGATGAACTCGAAGCCCGCTTTGTACCACATGGGATCTGGGTCTGGCTTCCCGGTGTCAAGCTCTTCAAATGCTTTGTAGCGTTCTAACGCGTATAAGTAATACAACTGCCAACGTGTCCCTTCGACCGTGAAATGCTTGGTCATCCAATCGTTGCCGAGGTCCTTCACCGATTGCAAAGCTCCGGTGTCGACCAAGTCACGGGCTTTTTTATTGTCGGCCTGTTTTTCTTCGTTGATCTCAGTGAAGCCGTCGGGAACGTCGGAATCGTCTTTCTTCCGTTGGCCACCCAGATCGAGGGCGTTGGCTGAAACGTACAGCGAGCAAAGCCCAGCCGTTGTTAAGCTAGGCCGGATATCGCTTTGTTGTACGCGTGGCTTGCCGCGTGGCGAGATGACGCCTTGATAACCGAACGCCCCGGATGGATCCTGCACCGACATGACCCAGTTGGTCAGGCTGGCGATCGTTTCGATCGGCACATCGAACGAATTAGCCTTTGCCAGCCACAACCCGAGGGCCGCGTACTGGGTCATCGAATTGTCGCCCGTTTCCTTATCGGAGTATCCATAGCCGCCATGTGCCTTCTGGTTCTTTACGAAGAAGGTAACCAGATTCTCGATCTCTTGATGATTGGAGTAGGGATCAAGTTCGCAAAGTAAGATCAGCACCATCCCCGCGTCGTAGACGGCGTCGTGCTCGAACTTGGGAACTTTGGCGGCAAATCGTTTGCAATCTTGTACCGTGTTTTTGATCAGCGGGTGATCTGGCTTGGTGCCCGATTTGTAGAGAGCGAGCGCCACTAAGCATTTACCACCAATCCGATGATATGGCTTAGACGATTGCAGATATTGGTTAGCGCCCGCAACAATCTCCTGAACTTCTGGTGACTTCGGATTCAGGGCTTCAGCCGTCGAATTCCATGCAGCCACACTACCGAAGCCCAACAGCATGCACGCGTAAACCGTCCACGATGGTTTCGTATAAGAAGGCATTCGAATTGTATCTCTGTTCCAGCGATGAAGAGCGCGACCCAACGGCCGGTGTAATCTGCTGAACTTAACGCGATAGCATCGCCTCAGGCAAACAGATTTTTCCAATTGGGTCATCCTGAGGGGGCGATTCCCGCCCCAAAAGCAGTACGCGTTAGCAGTGCTATCTCTCAGGCTGCGTTGACGTTAGGCTAGAAACGTCGCGGAACTCTGTCAAGCTATTTGTGAAAATTCGCGCAATACCGATCCAGTATTGGTTATGCATCATCCCCATCAGCAGGGAGGCCTGGATCGGAAGGGTTCGGATCGGGTTGAAGACGTGATTTTCCCCCACCAAAGGAAAACTTGTAACGTCAATCGTGGCTTGTGGTTCCCCCCAGTTGACAAGCACCCAGCGGATCAATAGACTTAGCTCCTTCCCAGCTAGGTCAGATAGCTCAGTTGGTAGAGCAATGGACTGAAAATCCATGTGTCGCCGGTTCGATTCCGGCTCTGACCACTTCGGTAAGTCGTGATGGGACTTCGAGTTCCCGCCTCAGCCGACTTACTTTCAGTCGAGACAAAAAAAGCCCTCAAGATGATTCATCTTGAGGGCTTTATCTATTCTTGGCCACTACTTCTTAAACCCTTGTAGGGCAAGAGCTTAGACCATTTCCTTCAGGTTCTTTAGAGGACGAACCTTGACCTTGGTCGAGGCCGGCTTGGCCGGAACGTCCATCAGCTCACCCGGCTTGAACGGGTTAGGCACGCCTTTGCGAGCAGGCTTGGCGGGAACCTTCTTCTTTTCAATCTTCACGATGCCAGGAATGGCGATCGCACCGGCGCCGCTACGTCCCAAGGCCTTGCCAATTTCTGAGGACAGCGAGTCTAGGACCGCGCTGACATCCTTCTTCGCAATGCCCGTGGCTTCCGAGATGTTCGTCAGCAGTTGGGTCTTGGTAAGGGGTTTCTTGACGGTTGCAGCTGCAGCTTTCTTTGCCATGGGGTTTCCCTACTAGAAAGGCTATCCAATGTAAAAATGGGTCACAAAAATCCGATTTCCGGAACGCGTCGATTAAAGAAGTTTGCCACGTTTTTTCAAGACAGCCAAAGCGTAAAACGCCCTTTTTACGGGGAAATTAGGGGAAAATTGCCGGAAATTCGGGCTGAGAGCCCCAAAACCGGAGGTTTTTAGGTCGTTTTCGACCAGTCTGTCCTACCTACAAATCGTCCGGACTGGGCGTTTCGAGCCCCTTTTTTCCGTCCCAATCGCCCCTTTCCCGGTCTCTTGCCTACAATTCATCCACCATCGATATGCCGTAACCCGTACTGCTGAATCGATGAAATCGACTGTCCATAATCGACAAAACTTGTTTTCCTTACGGAAACTGGAATAGAGTACATTAAGCTTCGCCAGGAGTTTAATGTGGCCGGAACGCCGCTGGTGACCGATTATCTCCCTTCAATGGAAATGCAGGGCACGCTCATGTATCGGAATCTTCAGATCCAACCTTTCGCTAGCACCCTCGCTTCCGTTGTTCGCTCTGGCGGCGGTAAGCTGCTTGCTCTGACGCTTGCCGTTGGGCTGATCACTTCTGTCACACCTACATCACTGGAAGCCGCACCGATCCCTGGGCTGACCTACGATCTCGTGCTAACGACGCACGCCATATCGCAGTTCGGGGCCGAAGAGCAGAATGATCTCGAATCTTCCTTCTTTCTACCGATCCCACGCGAAGACCGCCTTCGTCTGGTACGCATCAAAGAGTTTACCGAAGAAGAACGTTGGACCGACGCCGCTCAAGAGCTGATCGAACTGTTGGCCGTCGAAGACAGCGAAGACTTCCTGGTTCCGCTGGAAACCAGTGATGAAACGACCTCAGAAAGCGTCAAAACTTCAACGCTTAAGATGGTGAAGTCCCTGCCGTCCAATGTTCTCGAGGCTTACCAACTGCTAGTCGGTGGCGAACCGGAAGCCATGCTGCAGGATGCCCTGACAACCGACGATCACCGGGAACTAACCAACGTAGCGCGTCGCTTTCTTTTCACCCCTTCAGGCGAGAAGGCAGCCATCATCCTGGCTCGCAAAGCGATGGATGCTCGGCAGTGGGAGGGGGCTTTGCTTGATCTGAACCGACTCGACTTCAAACCTGATAACTCGCGCCGCTATCGCAACGAAACCGAATTGATGAAGGCGATTTGCCTGAAGGAAGTTGGTCAGGCCGACGAAGCGAAAGAGATCCTTGAACGGCTAAAGAAGGAGCAACTGCTCGATCAACTTCTACCGAAGTCGCTGATTGCTAAGAACAACCCGGTGCAGATTCTCGACCAACTTACTCAGATTGGTTCGCTGAGCGAATTTCCTCCCTACGCTTGGACAATGTTCCAAGGTTCCGAATCGCGAACCGCACCATCGCGTGGCAGCGAACCACTGCAAGAGATTCAGTGGAATGCTCGCATGGCTCAAAGCCGGCAACAGCAGGAAGACATCCAGAACTCTGTTCAACGTTTCCATGACAATCGCGTGCCCGTCTTTCCAGCGATCCATCCCGTGGTGGTCGCGAACCAGGTGATCTTCCGCACACCAGCGGGGCTTCTGGCGACCGATATTCACAGCGGCAAGGTGATGTGGAAGTTCCCTTGGGATACGATCGATCTCGATCTGTCCGAGGACGAATCAGATGGGGTAGCAGCCCTCTTTCCAGGATTGGGAAAAGCGTTTGAGCGAGCGATTTGGTCCGATGCACGCTCCGGCTTGATTTCTTCAGACGGCAAGCGACTGTTTTACGTTCACGAAGAAAGTAATCCCAGCGACGAAATTGGCTCGATTCTGGCGCAAGGTGCTTTGCAGCCAGGCGGGATGTTCGCCAGCCAACAGAATCACCTTTACTGTTTTGACATTGAACGTGAAGGAGCCATTTTGTGGCAACTGGGGGGCGTCTCGTCTGATCCGGTCCAAGAGGAGAACCAGCTTTCCGAGGCCCGCTTCCTGGGGCCACCACTTCCTGTCGGCAAAGACTTATTCGTGCTGGCCGGCATCATTGACGAAATTCGCTTGCTCTGTCTCGATCCTGAAACGGGCAAGATCAATTGGACACAGCAACTCGCTCGACAAACGGCCGCTTCGCCTGGCGATCTGCTGGCCAATCTGCTTCAGGCGGCAACTCCTTCGCACAAGGGCGGCATCCTGGTTTGTCCAACCAATACCGGTGCGATCGTCGCGGTCGACCTGGCTAATCGCACACTGCTGTGGGGCTTTCAGTACAAAGAACCCAATCGCAATCGTCCGACCCGACGTATCACCAGCAACAACCAGGGAGATGACTTCCTGGCCATGGCCGATCGCTGGACTGACGGAACGCCGATCATTCACCAAGGCAAAGTCCTCATCACGCCAACCGATTCGGACTACCTCTACTGCATCGATCTGCTAACCGGCGAGAAGTTATGGGAACGTCCCCGCCGCGACAACATTGCCTTGGCAACCGTCGAAGATGGAATTGCCCTGGTAGTCGGCAAGTCGTCCGTGACCGGTGTGAACATCGAAGACGGTGAAGCTGCTTGGACTCCAGAAAAGTCGGAACTCCCCGAACAATCCTTGCCGAGCGGATTT
The Blastopirellula marina genome window above contains:
- a CDS encoding MotA/TolQ/ExbB proton channel family protein; the protein is MDISGLTSIFATSMYGALALIALWGAYCIVVIWMRVAQKRFRNELQQDAFLEAVEEPLARGDFEEASELCESDPRALPQLAYLAIENREIGYSQVKQLIVERFQRDVLADLDHRISWVNTVIKGAPMVGLLGTVTGMMGAFAKLASAAQVEASQMANDISLALITTALGLVIAIPLTFCLNSINIRIRKMEDLVAVGLTRFLGALREAIANETVHELEEVEAHSMAGSE
- a CDS encoding HU family DNA-binding protein codes for the protein MAKKAAAATVKKPLTKTQLLTNISEATGIAKKDVSAVLDSLSSEIGKALGRSGAGAIAIPGIVKIEKKKVPAKPARKGVPNPFKPGELMDVPAKPASTKVKVRPLKNLKEMV